From Desulfovibrio legallii, one genomic window encodes:
- a CDS encoding Mor transcription activator family protein, with protein sequence MCPSSAKPAASRQDRQVRGAWGRALRLAEEERQWRELARHLPESARLIWDILDHPRQFQRVLHLYGGQNLHVPRRLPDPRHPLRRSLGTSCLRKLMAAFGGTSLYVPRCEALFQKMRQHDIIDDFSRSTRQGVSSTAAVAGLARRHGISERRVWQILKKDGSAPPQARLLHSLRAASRPPALSDNTP encoded by the coding sequence GTGTGCCCCAGTAGCGCCAAGCCCGCAGCCTCCCGGCAGGACCGCCAGGTGCGCGGGGCCTGGGGCCGCGCCCTGCGCCTGGCCGAAGAGGAACGCCAGTGGCGCGAGCTCGCGCGGCACCTGCCCGAAAGCGCCCGGCTTATCTGGGATATTCTGGATCACCCGCGCCAATTCCAGCGCGTGCTGCACCTCTACGGCGGCCAGAACCTGCATGTGCCTCGCCGCCTGCCGGACCCGCGTCACCCCCTGCGCCGCTCCCTGGGCACGAGCTGCCTGCGTAAACTCATGGCGGCCTTTGGCGGCACCAGCCTCTATGTGCCCCGCTGCGAGGCCCTGTTTCAGAAAATGCGCCAGCACGACATCATTGACGACTTCAGCCGCAGCACCCGCCAGGGCGTCAGCAGCACCGCCGCCGTGGCAGGTCTGGCCCGCCGTCACGGCATCTCGGAGCGCCGCGTCTGGCAAATCCTGAAAAAAGACGGCTCCGCTCCCCCGCAGGCCCGGCTGCTGCACAGCCTCCGAGCCGCTTCCAGACCCCCTGCACTTTCAGATAATACACCGTAA
- a CDS encoding glycoside hydrolase family 108 protein: MSATAFQKAHAFTALWEGGLTDHPADPGGLTNHGVSLRWVQDLARQAREECLRQQRNCAQCVRRATAACPCDGLDLDTDGDVDADDIRACTKAQAQVLFKKHFWDALGCAALPLPLAVVLYDGAVNQGPARAVRQMQQAMNATGEAQLDHYTAIAEDGLMGERTAELAAALAAAGLHWYAARQTLRLREAFYRDLAARRPSMKAFLAGWRNRVRDLHNYLARLEREED; encoded by the coding sequence ATGTCCGCTACCGCGTTTCAGAAAGCCCACGCCTTCACCGCCCTCTGGGAGGGCGGCCTGACCGACCATCCTGCCGACCCCGGCGGCCTGACCAACCACGGCGTTTCCCTGCGCTGGGTGCAGGATCTGGCCCGTCAGGCCAGAGAAGAATGCCTGCGCCAGCAGCGCAACTGCGCCCAGTGCGTCCGCCGCGCCACCGCCGCCTGCCCCTGCGACGGACTGGACCTGGATACGGACGGCGATGTGGACGCCGACGACATCCGTGCCTGCACCAAAGCGCAGGCGCAGGTTTTGTTCAAAAAACACTTCTGGGACGCCCTGGGATGCGCGGCCCTGCCCCTGCCCCTGGCCGTTGTGCTCTACGACGGGGCCGTAAACCAGGGCCCGGCGCGCGCCGTGCGCCAGATGCAGCAGGCCATGAACGCCACGGGTGAAGCCCAGCTGGACCACTACACGGCCATTGCCGAAGACGGTCTTATGGGCGAACGCACGGCCGAACTGGCCGCGGCTCTGGCCGCAGCCGGTTTGCACTGGTACGCAGCCCGCCAGACCTTGCGCCTGCGCGAGGCTTTTTACCGCGATCTGGCCGCCCGTCGCCCCTCCATGAAGGCCTTTCTTGCGGGCTGGCGCAACCGGGTGCGCGACCTGCACAACTATCTGGCCCGGCTGGAACGGGAGGAGGACTGA